The proteins below are encoded in one region of Candidatus Omnitrophota bacterium:
- a CDS encoding ribonuclease HI family protein, translating into MRKRLTIFTDGACHGNPGPSGVGVIILNDKGETVSNISEYIGETTNNVAEYMALIYGLQQALILRADEVIINTDSELLAKQLKKEYKIKDGDLKILYRQVGHLLGGFKKIEINRIDRSGNKGADKLANKAIGQESLF; encoded by the coding sequence ATGCGTAAACGGCTGACCATATTCACAGACGGGGCTTGCCACGGCAACCCCGGGCCGTCGGGCGTGGGCGTAATCATCCTCAATGATAAAGGCGAGACGGTAAGTAATATCTCGGAATATATCGGCGAGACTACTAATAACGTCGCGGAATATATGGCGCTGATATACGGCCTCCAGCAGGCCTTGATTTTGAGGGCCGACGAGGTTATAATTAATACGGACTCCGAGCTTCTCGCGAAGCAGTTAAAGAAGGAATATAAGATAAAAGACGGTGACCTCAAGATATTATACAGGCAGGTAGGCCACCTTCTCGGCGGATTCAAGAAAATTGAAATAAACCGTATAGACCGCTCCGGGAATAAAGGGGCGGATAAGCTGGCGAACAAGGCAATAGGACAGGAATCGCTCTTTTAG
- a CDS encoding C4-type zinc ribbon domain-containing protein: MQKVNVEEQLVHLIKLQALDSRLYSLRRDRQAKPKLIQDLEVRRNEEQAAVKAIEEKIKANQVKRKQRELDLQSKEDGIKKLQAQLYQLKTNKEYQTMQHEIEGQKADNSRVEDEILVLMEEAENLNKDLAKEKALFADAEKHLNEDKKTIEGEISSLDGEITALETQRKDITALAEKKVLAHYEKVLSGRDGVALAAVKGNSCQGCFMNLPPQVINEIKMKDKIVTCESCARILYIENEADA; the protein is encoded by the coding sequence ATGCAGAAGGTAAACGTCGAAGAACAGCTCGTCCATCTTATCAAATTGCAGGCCCTCGACAGCAGGCTCTACAGCCTGCGCAGGGACAGGCAGGCCAAGCCGAAATTGATACAGGACCTTGAGGTCCGCCGCAACGAGGAGCAGGCCGCGGTAAAGGCGATCGAGGAGAAGATAAAGGCCAACCAGGTGAAACGCAAGCAGCGCGAGCTCGATCTCCAGTCGAAGGAAGACGGCATCAAGAAGCTGCAGGCCCAGCTCTACCAGCTAAAGACCAACAAAGAATACCAGACGATGCAGCATGAGATCGAAGGGCAGAAGGCCGACAACTCGCGGGTCGAGGACGAGATACTGGTATTGATGGAAGAGGCGGAGAACCTGAACAAGGACCTCGCGAAAGAAAAAGCGCTTTTCGCCGACGCCGAGAAACACCTGAACGAGGACAAGAAGACGATTGAGGGGGAGATCTCCTCGCTCGACGGCGAGATCACTGCCCTCGAGACGCAGCGCAAGGATATAACCGCGCTGGCCGAAAAGAAGGTCCTCGCCCATTATGAGAAGGTCCTCTCCGGCAGGGACGGCGTCGCGCTGGCCGCGGTCAAGGGAAATTCGTGCCAGGGCTGTTTCATGAACCTTCCGCCCCAGGTCATAAACGAGATAAAGATGAAGGACAAGATAGTGACCTGCGAGAGCTGCGCGCGGATCCTTTATATCGAGAACGAGGCAGATGCGTAA
- a CDS encoding 4Fe-4S binding protein → MFFISLSERVLLAGTIFAVAMLALTLIFGRFFCGWMCPLGSTIDLVGWLRRKGYLKREEKDTVNAKARKPKFFILAAIAVSAAVGLQLAWVFDPLVIFARFVSLNLIPIVTPGVNPHFFSHSFPIFMYFAVICGLALFIPRLWCRSLCPLGAIYALTAKAALLGRTVKECKNCKKCKSICRMGAIRDDSGYSKGECVLCMDCLYDCPANITRFEWPFGFAQGKPAKINAGGAEAGPAEKEGITRRDFLLLSSLAVSSLGFKFDMLRSGRERKVIRPPAALEESEFIDRCVRCGNCMKVCPTNGLQPVSFQSGVEGVWTPQLVPEIGYCKYNCTLCGRTCPTGAIRGVSLDVKHETRLGLAAVDRSICIAWAGNKQCVVCEEHCPVAEKAIKLKRETINGVEVLRPLVDGNLCVGCGACQNKCPVRPVRAIRVAPF, encoded by the coding sequence ATGTTCTTCATCTCGCTGAGCGAAAGGGTCTTGTTAGCCGGGACGATCTTTGCCGTCGCGATGCTCGCGCTCACCCTGATATTCGGGAGGTTTTTCTGCGGATGGATGTGCCCGCTGGGCTCGACGATAGACCTCGTTGGTTGGCTACGCAGAAAAGGCTATTTGAAAAGAGAAGAGAAAGATACGGTCAACGCGAAAGCCCGAAAACCAAAATTCTTTATCCTTGCCGCGATAGCGGTATCCGCGGCGGTGGGTCTTCAACTGGCATGGGTATTCGACCCGCTGGTCATATTCGCGAGGTTCGTCTCGCTTAACCTCATCCCCATCGTCACGCCGGGTGTAAACCCGCATTTCTTCTCGCACTCTTTTCCCATTTTTATGTATTTCGCCGTAATATGCGGGCTCGCGCTTTTTATCCCGCGCTTGTGGTGCAGGTCGCTTTGCCCCCTCGGGGCCATATACGCGCTTACCGCGAAAGCGGCCCTCTTGGGGCGGACGGTCAAAGAATGCAAGAACTGCAAAAAATGCAAAAGCATCTGCCGGATGGGCGCAATAAGGGACGATTCGGGTTATTCGAAGGGCGAGTGCGTCCTTTGCATGGATTGCCTCTACGATTGCCCCGCTAATATCACCCGCTTCGAATGGCCCTTCGGCTTCGCTCAGGGCAAGCCGGCCAAAATTAATGCCGGCGGGGCCGAAGCCGGGCCGGCGGAAAAAGAGGGGATAACCAGGCGGGATTTCCTGCTCCTGTCGTCATTGGCCGTCTCTTCTTTGGGTTTTAAGTTCGACATGCTGCGTTCCGGGAGAGAGAGGAAAGTGATAAGGCCGCCTGCCGCGCTGGAAGAGAGCGAATTCATAGACCGCTGTGTGAGGTGCGGCAACTGCATGAAGGTCTGCCCGACGAACGGGCTCCAACCGGTCTCATTCCAGTCGGGCGTAGAGGGCGTCTGGACGCCGCAGCTCGTCCCTGAGATAGGATATTGCAAATACAATTGCACGCTCTGCGGCAGGACCTGCCCGACCGGGGCCATACGCGGCGTCTCATTGGACGTAAAGCATGAGACGCGGTTAGGGCTCGCGGCGGTCGACCGTTCGATATGCATCGCCTGGGCCGGGAACAAACAATGCGTCGTCTGCGAGGAGCATTGCCCGGTGGCCGAAAAGGCCATAAAATTAAAGAGGGAGACCATAAACGGCGTCGAAGTGTTAAGGCCGCTTGTCGACGGGAACCTTTGCGTAGGATGCGGGGCATGCCAGAACAAATGCCCGGTCCGCCCTGTAAGGGCGATAAGGGTCGCGCCGTTTTAA